ACCTGCACAACAGCAGTAAGGGTACCACCACCCGAAGAACAtcaatgtgtctgtgatgctgctgcagctGGTTTTCATCGCACCCGTGCGGACGCGGACTTGCGGagctgacaataaacttgaccggCACCTTGGTGTTGAAGGTGTCAGGGACACTGCCAGGACTGCTCTTGCAGCCTGAGCCTCACCGACATCCTAACAATCCCAATCAATGGGAGCTGGGCACTGTCCACAACCAGTCAGTTCTCCAAGCCTGGAAACGATCATCCCAGGAATGGGCGCTGGGTCTCACCTGGACCACTGTGGCAGGTGACAGGATCAAACCTTTGGGCCCTCCAGACATTAGCAATTCTGTTCCCACCACATCTGAGCTGATGGCAATTTCCAACCTCGAAACGCCCTACACCTAGAGCAGCACCATGCAGCATTCAGAATGGAGAAGGTAAGGTGTGAGGCAGTAGACTTACCCAGAGCCAAAAGATTACACCTCAGATCTTTTGAGATGTCATCCTTGATGCTTTCGTTGATACTTCTGGGACTGTAGACGTTGTATCGCTGGAAAACTAGTCAAAGGAAACCTCAGGTGAGAATGTTGTTGCTTTTCTCTCATAGATTGCTTTAATTCTTTACTTTGCTTTGGCCCTTGGTTTTGTACGACTTGCTCAGTGTTTCTAccacttcctccctccccactctccaaggtccacattctgacatgtcttcCCATTTAGGCACTTCACAAtctggtgttttttttatttcttactACATTGATGTTCTATTTTCTGCCTCTTCCATCAATGTTTAGTGACCCTTCGGTGGCTTCTaatctctccaatcctccagccttCCTCTACAACTTTACTAGTCTTTGCCTTCAATATAACACCATCTATCAGTTTTCAGTAATGTGTAGTCTTTACTCCTGAATTGACTGTCTATCTGTTGACAATAATGCAAACCCATTATTGCTCCCCTCCCATCACCTCTTTTTAACTAATTTCTCATTTTACCTGAACAACACCTGCTCTTCATTTCTACTTACTTGCATTTAAATTTGATACTAGTTCTGTACTTAAGTGTGTCGTTTTCAAACAGTATGTGAACGTCTAGACATAGTACAAGGACTTAACTCCTGTTAGTCCTGTTAGGGGCCTTTACACGTCACCCATGATGAACTGCTTCCCTTGCTGATTCCTATCTTGTGGAAAATACTCAGTTCCTGTCCTTGTGAGAGAAGTAATTTCTCACCGGAAGTTACCTTCCCCCATTAACGTCAAAGCGAACTCTCTTGACCTTCAGCATGGGATATTCGGTTCCCATTTTTTGCTTAACAGCTGCCATGTCTCTGTATTAGCTGTTAGATTGGATGGAGTTACCTCTAGATAGTTTAACTATCTTAgggtcatagggtcatagagttGCTTAGCATGAaaatagaccctttggcccaaatggttcatgccaaccatgatgcccatccaagctagtcctatttgccagtgtttggcccaACCATTTCTATACATGTAGCTGTCCaactatcttttaaatgttgttaacgtACCTGTgtcaaccacttcccctggcagctcattccatcggTGAACCACCCTCCTTGTAGTAAAATTACCCCTCAAGTTCCTCTTcaacctctcccctctctcttcaatCTGTGCTTTCTAATTCCCGATTCCCCAACCCAGGGAAAAAGACTGGGTGCATTCATCCTGTCTatggccctcatgattttatatacttccATAAAAatactcctcattctcctacactccaaggaaaaatgccctagcctgtccaatctcttcctATGACTCAGTCTTTTGAGTCCCtgaaatatccttgtaaatcctttctgcaccatttctagtttaaaaacatccttcctatagcaccgtgaacaaaactgaacacaatactccaactgctgTCTGACCAGCATCTTGTACAATTGTGATAGAATCTCTCACCCTGTCTATTTGtaactccactttcagggagctacatACTGAACTTTAATCTGCTCTGTTCTACAACGCTCCCAAGGCCCTGCAGTTTGTGTGTAGATCTTACCCTGGTTTGAATTTTCAAAATACAACACCGAGCACCTATCActattaaactgcatttgccattcctcagcccacttatccagctggtccagatactAATGATTCCAATACCAATGTCTTTTACCATTTTCCCTACTTTGACCTCTTGCAGTTTTGCCAACTTTTGTCACACCGTTCATCAATACCCTTAAACTCTTAAACATTCCCTTACCTGAATCCCAACCTCTCCCCAGCTACTTTGTTTAAAAGCCAATCTATTGTCCACTTATTCAATTCACAGCAACTCCAGCCCAGCCTACACTGAGTGAAAACTACCAGATCTGAAGTGCTGCCTCTCTGCCCAGAGCTGGTGCCAGTGCCCCGTGAACTGAAACCACTTCACACTGCTCCTCTCTGAGCTGGGCTTTCCTTTCACTCTACTCTACACAGATATATGGACTATCGAGCAGTAATCTCAGATTgtctttctgctggtttggtagcTGGGAGCTCCTCACACTCCACCAGCAGCAACCCTCTGTATCTCAGCCTCAGATGGATCCTTGCATTCCTACTCCTGTCCTCTTGAGAAGATGGTTCTAATCCAGGCATTATGCAAGCTTCATCAATATTGGGGCTTGCGTCTGCAGAGAACAGTATCTGTCGGTCTGTTTCTACTGAGTCAGTCTGTCTGTTTCCACAGCGTCCATATGTTCCTGCAGaacctgtctgttcctatcctgtCTGTCTGTTCCTGCAGTGTCTATTTCTTCAGTtcctctccacagaggctgcctgcactgctgagtgtttccagccttCTCTCTTCATACGATGCAGAGGCCACCTGCGAGTGGCCCTGTTACCTTTCCTCAAGTGGGGAATATTCCTCTCGGTCAATATGCTGATCCACTTTGCAGTGTccattcctttcttttgctttgtaGCTTCATTGAGTACCTGCAGAGTCAAACATGAGAGGGGTGATTGGAGAGTGGTTTCGCACACCCCCACAGGCCTCTGATGCCCATCCCCAACCAGTGCTTGTGGTCTTCATTGCAGGACAGGGTTAAGTGTGTCCGCACCAGGTCAGAGCCATTGGAGATAGCTGATGGAATGACCACCAACTCACCCAAATCTGACTGGGGTTGTTGGACTCTGAGGGTGTGCAGTCAACCTTCTCGATCCGTTGGTAGGATGGAGATCACCCCTTGCACTGGGCATGAACTCCACAAGACAAGTGGCTAAACCCCTCTGACAATGGAGATCAGACAAAATCCTTGGACACTTTGCATTAAAACCCCAAGAAACTTGACACCAGGCTTCATAACAAGATGCACTAAATCCTCATGGATGGTGACCCAGATCGAAACCATTTCCAACACAGAACATCGCAGGTAACTATGCCAGTGTTGATCGGTGTCAGTAAGCAGGACTCATGCCCGACACCTACCTTAGCGTCGGAGTCAATCAGTTCGTGATCCTCCACATTGGATGGTTCTGGACGGGTACCCTATGGGCAAGAAGGAGAAGCTGAGTCACTAATTGGTAGACACAACCATACAGTGTACGACCAGAAGCAGGACGCTGAAGTAAACCTCTGTCACACTCAGCTCTGTGAGACTCGCTCCACCCTCCCCCTCGGGACAACTGttcccccctcttcctcccatgCAGCTCACTTCAATTCCCCTCTCTGTTGCTTTTCCTGCCCTGCCTGCCTGTGGCTCCAGTTCTTGAATcattctctttctccttctctcctgTGTGATCAGCAAGGTGGATTTGGTGGGAATTTGCCGAGGCTGAGGAATGTGTCAGGGTACAAGGTGGAGTACGTGCCCAAAGAATCTGGCCCTAATTCTGATGGGCCCTCACACTCTTCCTACGGATGCCTATTCCTGCAACACACTGCCAAATATCCCCAGTTACTTACCAATCTCTCTAAGTCTGCTAGCTATGACTACATGATTACGTTCCTCCCAATATCCACGTTACAGAGCTTTCAGTTCTATACCTCACTGATGAGCTTAACAGACAGGGAGCAGGAATACACAACTCAGGTTTAATAAATGTAGGAAGTTACCTTGGCCAAAGCACACAGAAGCTTACTGAAATCTCCTGAAGTGTCGTCGTTGATATCATTTACCATGTTTTTCTTGTTAACTGTAAAGATTTGTAATATGGTTAGTTGGGCTagaagcctgaaatcccacaccaccctGTTCAGGCACCACCTtcatacaaccatcaggttcctgaaccgaTTGGCACAACTCTAACCCTACCCCAGCAATGGAACACGATGGACCTCTTTTTGCCAACGCAGACgtgtcactgattttttttttgtaccagTGTCTAGTTGTGTATGGTCCATTTTACcctcatcactgcctggtgttctgttctgggtgttgTCTGAACCGATGTGTCTGTActacaagcttttcattgtacctgtatctCACCACATGACAATGAACTCAGCGCGACTTCATTATCTGGGCTGTATCACATTATGAAGCTACATGAAGTGGTGTTAACTCATTTACAACATCTCCAGACCGAACCTATTCACCGTCCCACCAAGGTTATATACCTGCCCCTCAGTCTCAATCTCTCTGCAATTCCAAAATGTGAGCGTGATGGTGGAGTAGTATGAAGATCCATTGCACTCCAAATCCTGCATTCTCTTCTGGGCACTGTACATGCAAAGGACATCCTGGTTTGGAACAATGGTGACCTTCCCCACAATGTTGATACTGGGGGTCATGTCGCTGAATGTCCAAGATGGGTGTTTGGGTTCTACCCGCGGGATATCAGTTTGAACAGGACATgagggggcaacttcttcacgcaTAGGGTGGTGTGAATTTAGAAAGACCTGCCAAAAATAGTGGTTGAGGTGGacacatttaaaagccatctagataaCTACCTGGATAGGGGAAGTTTAGATGGTTATGGGCCAAGCATAGGCAGATGGGATTATCTCTCTGAACAGCACATTTGGCATGGAcattggactgaagggcctgtttagaTGCTGTGAGTCCATAACACAATGCTACCATGGGCATAGGCTGCTGAGGATGATGTTAACGTTAATCCCTCAAGATCATCTGGATCATACACCTGTCACATCTGTCAAAACTTCCTGTCCTATAATTCAACAATTACTGCAATAGACAGAGAATTCTCCTATGTTTGCTCAGCATTCCCCCGCCGCCGCCCCCGCCCCTTTATTCACCTTCTTGGTAAGCCTTGTTCATCTCCTCGATCTCCTTGTTTGAACGAGAACACAGTATCTCAATCAGAGTGGCTTCATTTGTTCCCAGCCCCTGTCAACAATACATCTTAAGGATCActtttgaaagaaaaatcataAGTTATCAGAAGTACACCATAAAACATTTTGAGCAGAGACTACAACAGTTaccaaacagaaaatgcaggaagcactcatcaggtcaagcagcacccgTGGAGAGAGAATTAAGCTAACGTctcaggttgatgacctttcatcagaattggtGGACACTTttgccctctttctctctccatactTGCCTCTGAGCTTTTAACTCACTCTCATGATTTTGGTGTGGCTGTCTAAGCCTGCGTTTATGGCCCATCCTTGACATGCCCATGAGGATCTGTCGGTGAAATGTCCTCCTCTGCTCTCAGGGAGCGAGTTCCTGGATTTGGACCCAGTGACGTCGAAGTACCAGTGAGGTATTTCCAAATCAGGGTGCTGCACGgcttggaggggaacctgcatGTGGTGGTGTTCCATGCTTACAGGTCTGGGCAGCGCTGCCGGAGTAACTTGTGTCACTGGTAAACGGTACACACTTCACCCAGTGTGTCCTAACAGTGGAGAGTGGGAGTGACAATCAAGCAGGTGTCCAGCCCCAGTGTGACTGGAGCTACCCTCCTCGGGGCAAATGGAAAGTGCTGCATCTCATTCCCGACCTGTGCCAGGAAGTGTCAGTAGGTGAGTCACCCATCGCAAGATCTCCAACCTGCTCGCGTAGCCTGAACCAGTgaatttctggtcaatggtgaatCCTGGGGTTAATGCTCAGGTAAGTGGGTTATTTTCACCTGCTGGAGGTGATCATTGTCTGGCAGTGCCGTGCCTTGAATGCTGCCTGGATCTTCCTGCACGCAGACGTGGGCTGCGTCATCTGCTGAGGAACTGCAAGCGTAACCGGTGAGCGTCCACACTTCCGACCTCATGACAGAAGGAAAGTGACCGATGAAGCAGCTGACAAAAGCTGGTTCTCGCCACtgtcctgaggaactcctgcaactCCTGTGAGAGGTGCCTCTCCATGCCGACAAACTTCATTTGTACGCACTGAGCGTTCTCCCTCATTTCATTTCACATTCCCAGCATCTGTGATACTTTGCTCCTGCTAAAAATCCTGTTCAAACCAAACCAACCTCCTGCAGTCACAGCTAAAGGCCAGCAGATGGCAGATCAGAGCTGTGTCACTGCAAATGCCCGGGCTGCCTGTACTAAACCTCTCTCACACGCCTTCTCAGGATCCCGGCTGACTCACTTCCGCTCAAAGATGCAATGCTCAGTCTTTATGaggaattggtcagaccacatttgcaatattgtgaacagctttgggtcccacacccaagaaaggatgtgctggcattggaaaaagtccagaggaggttcacaagttcAAGTTAGAATACTTTTGAATCCACACAAAAGTGATCtggggaataaaagggttaatgtgtgaggagcatttgggtctgttctcactgcagtttagaagaatgagggtgggggatctcattgaaagctaccaaatattgaaaggcctggataaagtggacgtggagaggctgtttccgatagtgggaggCAAGCAGCAAAGggtactgcctcagaatagaaggacgtccctttgaacagagatgagaaggaatttcttctgccaaagggcAGTGAGTCTGTGCGACAGATGACtgaggaggccaaatcattgggtatatttaaagtggaggttgataggttcttgattagtaagggtgtcaaaggttacggggaggaggtgggagaagagggttgagaggggaaaataaatcagccagtaTCGAATGGCAGAAcaagcttgatgggctgaatggcctaattctgtacctACGTCACGTGGTCTTATGGTATCCTGTTCCCTGGTTTTCGGAGTGACCCATAAGGACACTGTGGTAGCtatagactctcccacaatgggAGCTGAGGTGGGTGACGGTGGAGGtggggggtgatggtgggggCTGAGGTGGGtgacggtgggggtggggggtgtgctGTGGCTTGTGAAGGTTAGGCAGGACCTCTGTGTTGTTCCACCCTCTCCATCTATGCTCTGTGCGGTTATGAAGCGGAGGTTCCCAGGTAACAGAAGGAATGCTAACTCCCTCCGGGAAGCTCTGAGCACAGTCCTGAGCCTTTCTGTGTCCTGGTCAGCTCACCCTCTACAGAACAGGGGACAGGACATCTCTTCTGAGAGTCAGGGGCTGGCAGGTAAGCAGGAGACCCGCACAGCAAGAGGTAACTGGGGCCTCAGTTAGTCTGGGAGAGCACTGTTAAAGAGGTATCTCCACAGATGCCAACTGGTCTCAGAGGTGTTGAGGAGGGCAGAGAGTCaccacacacttccctcaccctcagtaaTTCACCTCCTGGGGAGATATTCAATAAGGTCACCTTTCGCTGTGCCCAATCCTCCAATCAACGTCACTGGGTAAGGACAGGTCCTGGTACAGATTCCTGTACAGGACAAGCAAAGGGCCAGGGATCGGCGAGTCTGACTACATGAGTGTCTGTTGTGCTCTTACTGTGTATGCACGAGCAAAAGGATATGTCTGTGGGTGGGTACATGTACAAGTTTGTGGAAAAGAGTGTGTGTACTCACATGTaattatctgtgtgtgtgtgtgtgtgtgtgactgtgtatatACTGGTGGTATATACAAGTAAGTGTTCATATGTTGGCGAGTATGTGTGTGTTCAGGtgaatgtgtgtttgtgggtgtgtATATATACAGGTGTTTTATGTATGTTTAATAGTTAGTGTGCATGTGTATACGTGtgtttatatatgtgtgtgtgtgtataatgtTTTACAATTGTTTTAACGTCACAGCAGTGTATGAATCCCCAAGGTCAGCTCTGTTGACCTTGAAGCacagtgggaagcaccagaagtGCAGGATTATTGTCCATGTAATCTGAACGCTCTGGCGTTAATGAAGCTGGTTCTTCCACCCTCCCAGGCTTAGGCCCAGACCAGAGCACCTTGTTCCACATGGGTACTTATGGCTCAGCAAGTGAATGGCAACATGGGGACTGCACAGGGGTGAACCCGTCACCCTGATCCATTCTCACCTTCACCGCTTTCTTCATCTCCACAGCGTCATACATGGCTGGCGTTTTCATCAGACCGAGGATGACGGCCTTCAGTGGGTCCTTGAGGGCCCCATTCAGAACATCCTCCAGCTTCTGCAGAGAAACAAAGGACATCCCATGGTCAGTGTCCAGCATCAGTACCAAGACTTGCAGCTCACTACTGAACGCCCCGGGGCATGACGTCACTTCACTCCCAGGGTGcaccatcacccccccccccccgggtgtgACACACTTCACCTGGGGTGTGAcatcacaatattcaaggtgtgACATCACGTCACTCAGGTTGTGACATCAcgttgtccataagaccataggagcagaattaggccatttggcacattaagtctgctccacccttccatcatggctgatttattatcccttattcattaaccccattctgctgccttcctcctgtaacctttgacacccttattcatcaagaacctatcaatttctgcttcaaatatacccagtgacggcCTTCATCGGTGGCAaggaattccccagattcaccacacactggcgaaagaaattcctcctcatctctgttctaaatggatatccctctattctgaggctgtgccctct
The DNA window shown above is from Mobula hypostoma chromosome 18, sMobHyp1.1, whole genome shotgun sequence and carries:
- the anxa2a gene encoding annexin A2a, which produces MAKIQDLLSEVLLAGDEVASGATVKPSANFNADNDAVMLIRAVETKGIDEHTIIDILTQRSNAQRQDIAFAFEKRAKKKLEDVLNGALKDPLKAVILGLMKTPAMYDAVEMKKAVKGLGTNEATLIEILCSRSNKEIEEMNKAYQEVNKKNMVNDINDDTSGDFSKLLCALAKGTRPEPSNVEDHELIDSDAKVLNEATKQKKGMDTAKWISILTERNIPHLRKVFQRYNVYSPRSINESIKDDISKDLRCNLLALVQCIQSTPEFFADKLSPIAKNDLKRDVLTRIMVSRCEIDLIPIRKEFKKKTGKSLYQCIKAATKDDYERVLLALCGGDD